From Natronogracilivirga saccharolytica:
TTCAGAGCAAGCCCGATCAGAAACAGTGCCAGAAAGGCAAGGATAATCCCCCTGTCCTCGAAAAGAGCCTCAATTTCATTGGGGGACTGGGGCTGCAGACTGGCATCTGCTCCGGATGCAGCGGCATCATACTGATCAAAAACATCCTGATTGATCTCCTGAGCAGTATGTTCCCCGTCAACTACTTCAAATTCAATTTCCAGTGGCAGGTTCGACGGAGCAAGGCAATTCTGATCATCACATGCCTGTGCACGGACATGGCCTGTCAGTTTATGGGTGCCGGTCTCCAGTCCGGAAGAAGCCCGGATATCCAGATAGACCGGTACTTTTCCGCCATAAACCAAAAGGTCTTCCCCACCCGCAAAAGCGAACTCGTACTTATCCGGCTCCGGATAACGGATATCAGACAAAATGAAACGGTCATGGGTTTCCAGTTTGACCTCGGTGCCAATCAGATAATCAAGAGTCGGCTGATGCGCATTTACATGCCAGCCATCAGCAATGTCAAGCATGACAGCAACACGGAATGTACTGCCCCTGGGCACGACATCTTTTGACAAATATGTTTCAACATCAACCTTTTCGGAACTTCCGCGCAGCTGGGCTTGCGAATCCTGAAAAAGGCCGGCAGTTATTACAAACAGCGCCAGCAACAGAAATAGTGGTCGAACTTTGGTCAACATCAGCAGGCTCAAAGGAATTGAGTGATTTTTTTTCATTTGCGTTTTATCATTCTGCAGAATCGGTATATTCCCGGAATGTTTTGTCCTTGTAGCTTTCCGAACCTACAAAAGATAACATTCTGTGGAAGGTTTCGGGTTCAATAAATCCGGTTTGTGCTGCAATTACTTCACCATCAGGTGATATAAATACCGTTGTAGGGTACGATCTGACCCCGAACTCAACCGCCAGGTCTCTCATTTCATAATTGGAGCCCTGAAATGTCACATTTTCAGAAGACTCGGCGTCAATACGCACCGGGTAGAAAAACCTGTCCAGGGCTTCATTAACCCTTTGATCTGCGTAGGTTTCCTGGTTCATTCGCCGGCAATACCCGCACCATTCTGTATAAATATCAAGTACAATATACTTGCCTTCGTCAAGCGCCTGTCTTTCAGCAGTTTCCAGTGAGACCCAGAAGTCATGGTCATTATCTCCGGCATGTCCCATAGCCGAATCTTGTTCAGAGCCGCATGCCGACAACAAAAAAAGCAGGATGATGAGATTGAATGTTTTTAACAGCATAAAGCGATGGATTTGATTATGTCACCAGATACGAATAAACGGTTAAAATCGCACTTCCAGTACATTATTGATATTATAAATAAAATCTTCTGAATTTAAGGGTGGCGCCGAGTCATAGGTACTTACAAACTGCAGGGATAATCTCAGATGCTCGGATATGTGAAAACGCAGCTGCCAGTCAGAAGTAAATCTTGGCCTGAAGAACCGATCGGGCCTGGCCTGATAGTAACTTATTGCAGCAACATCCAGATTATCGGTAATTCTTCCGCGTATGTTGAAACTTGTCGTGGATTTCAGCCGGGAATACTCTTTCCGGAGATCTTCATCAGAATCTTCCCATATCTCGTTTTCGAACATCAGCCCGGTACTGACAAAAGCGTTGAAATTTTCAGTCTCTGAGAGTCGTATCCTAATATTCGAGCCTGCAAGAGCTCTGCGTTTCAGTCCCCAGTCCAGATTGTATTGCGCCTGTAAGAACACTTCGGGAGCAAACGTATTATCCCTGTAGAGAACAGAGCGGAGATGAATGTGTCCGTCATTCATCACATTCTCTCCCTCAACGCGGAGAAAGTTGTTTCTGCCAAGAATAAGGTAATCGTGCCTGGTACCGATATATGTGACATC
This genomic window contains:
- a CDS encoding thioredoxin family protein — encoded protein: MLLKTFNLIILLFLLSACGSEQDSAMGHAGDNDHDFWVSLETAERQALDEGKYIVLDIYTEWCGYCRRMNQETYADQRVNEALDRFFYPVRIDAESSENVTFQGSNYEMRDLAVEFGVRSYPTTVFISPDGEVIAAQTGFIEPETFHRMLSFVGSESYKDKTFREYTDSAE
- a CDS encoding DUF481 domain-containing protein, which translates into the protein MALLTGLISEAKAQVVNVERHRVIADSVNVWTGGLGFGLNTSKNRTRVTRYNTSADVTYIGTRHDYLILGRNNFLRVEGENVMNDGHIHLRSVLYRDNTFAPEVFLQAQYNLDWGLKRRALAGSNIRIRLSETENFNAFVSTGLMFENEIWEDSDEDLRKEYSRLKSTTSFNIRGRITDNLDVAAISYYQARPDRFFRPRFTSDWQLRFHISEHLRLSLQFVSTYDSAPPLNSEDFIYNINNVLEVRF